CGCCGAGGCCGACGAAGGCCGGCACCATCACCACGTCCTGGTTCGGATCGGCGTTGGGCGCCAGCTCGCCGGACTGCGCCGCATGCTCGATGATGCCGAGCCCGTCACGCAGCCACTGCACCGCCGCCCCCGCGACGAAGATCGCCCCCTCCAGCGCGTAGGTGGTGACCCCGTCCAGGCGGTAGGCCACCGTCGTCAGCAGGCGGTTCTTGGAGACGACGCGGTCGGTCCCGGTGTTGATGAGGGCGAAGCAGCCGGTGCCGTAGGTACTCTTCACCATGCCCGGCTCGAAGCAGGCGTTGCCCAGAACCGCCGCCTGCTGGTCCCCCGCGACGCCGTAGACCGGGACGGCCGCGCCGAAGAGGGCCGGGTGCGTGGTGCCGTAGTCGGCCGCGTTGTCCTTCACCTGTGCCAGCATCGCGCGCGGCACGCCCAGGATCCGGCACAGATCGTCGTCCCACTCCCCCTTGCCGATGTCGTAGAGCAGCGTGCGGGACGCGTTGGTCACGTCGGTCGCGAAGACACCGGTGAGGCGGGCGACGAGGAAGGTGTCGATCGTGCCGAACACCACCTCGCCCGCCTCCGCCCGTGCGCGCAGGCCGTCCACGTTGTCCAGGATCCAGGCCAGCTTGGTGCCGGAGAAATAGGGGTCGAGGAGCAGGCCGGTCTTCTCGGCGATTGTCGGCTCCAGCCCCTCCTCGCGCAGTTCGGCGCACCGGGCGGCGGTGCGGCGGTCCTGCCACACGATGGCGCGGTGCACCGGCTTGCCGGTCGCCCGCTCCCACACGGCGACCGTCTCGCGCTGGTTGGTGATGCCGATGGCGGCGATCTGCGAGGCTTCGAGCTTGGCCTCGGCGAGTGCGGCCCCGATGGTGGCGAGCGTCGTCGCCCAGATCTCCTCCAGGTCGTGCTCGACCCAGCCGGACCGGGGGAAATATTGCTTAAACTCCTGCTGGCCGACGCCGATGATCTCGCGGTCGGCGGAGAAGACGATCGCGCGCGTGGAGGTGGTGCCCTGGTCGATGGCGAGGATGGGGGCGGTCATGTCGATTCTTGTTTGTTGGCCCTTGGTCGGCGCAGGCTGGGCCGAACTTGAACCGCGTGTCAAACGCGCATCGACGAAACCGCCGCTCCGCCCCCTCGCGCGCCCCCCCTCACCGAGGAGGCGGGAGAGAGCGCATGTAGGCCTCCAGCGCGGCGAGATCCGCGGCGGCCAGCGGGAACTGCGGCATGACCGGATGCGGCGCGACGAGGACGCGTGCCAGATGCGCCGCGTCGAGGCCGGGCGAGGCGGCGAGTGTGGCGAAGGACGGCGCGTCGGCGAGCGCGGCGGCTTGACCGGCCGCACCGATGGCGTGGCAGCGCGCGCACCACGTCTCGGCCAGCGTCCGGCCGTGGGCGACGCGCGGCGCCTCGGCCGGCATCGCCGCGCGCTCCTGCGCGACGCCGCCCGCCGTGGGACCCAGTAGCGCGGCGGCACAGATTGCCGCCCGAAGCGATCGTGTGACCATGGCCCCCTCCCCATTTGCCGCCGAGCATGGCATGGCACCGACGCACGTCCTTTGATTTGCGTCAGCCTGGGTGGGGCCATGAGCGAGATCCGACACATCGTCTTCGACATCGGCCGCGTGCTCCTGGCCTGGGACCCCGAGCGCCCCTATCGCACGCTGATCCCCGACGCGGCCCGCCGGCGCTGGTTCCTCGACACCGTCACCACCTCGGCCTGGAACGCGGAGCAGGACCGCGGCCGCCCGTGGGCCGAGGCCGAAGCGCTCCTCATCGCCGACTACCCCGAGGAAGAGGCCCTCATCCGCGCCTTCCGCACGCACTGGGCCGCGATGACCCCGCACCTCCTTGCGCAGACGCCGCAGATCATGGAGGGCCTCGTCGAGGCCGGGCACGACGTGACCATGCTGACCAACTTCGCGCCCGACACCTTCCAGGAGGCGCTGGCACGGTTTCCGGTGCTGCGGCGCCCGCGCGGGGTCACGGTCTCGGGCGAGGTGGGGCTCATCAAGCCGGACCCGGCGATCTACGCCCTCCACGCCGCGCGCTTCGGGCTCGACCCGGCGGCGACGATCTTCTTCGACGATTCGCCCGACAATATCGCGGCGGCCGCCGCGGCCGGCTGGCGGGCCCACCTCTTCACCACGCCGGAGCGCATGCGGGCCGACTTCGCCGCCAGCGGCATCGCGGTCTGATCCGGCGCGTCCGGTCCGGGCGGCCGCCGCAGCTGTTCACATCCGCGTGAAGCGGCAATCAGCCCGATAGTCACGCGCCGACCACTCCGACACCCTCCTCGCAACATGCAGGAGGACGCCAGATGCAAGCCAAGGCACCGCCCGAAACGGCCGCACGCAAGACGGCCAAGGACTTCCCCCAAGAGCTGCTCGACCTCTACGACTACTATGCCCACGGCAAGCTGACGAAGCGCGAGTTCCTCGACCGCGCCGCCAAGTACGCCGTCGGCGGCGTGACGGCGGCGATGCTGCTGCGGCAACTCTCGCCCGACTACGCCCTCGCCCAGCGGGTCGCCGAGGACGACCCGTCGATCACCGCCGAGTGGGTCACCTACCCGTCACCCAACGGCCACGGCGAGATCAAGGCCTACCTCGTCACGCCGGCGGACTTTGCGGCCCCCGGCCCGGCGGTCCTGGTGATCCACGAGAACCGCGGCCTCAACCCCTATATCCAGGACGTCGCCCGGCGGATGGCCAAGGCCGGCTTCCTGACGCTCGCGCCCGACGGGCTGACGCCGAAAGGCGGCTATCCCGGCAGCGACGACGCCGGCCGCACGTTGCAGGCCGAGATGGACACCGAGAAGCTGATGAACGACTTCTTCGCCGCGTTCGAGTACCTGAACGGGCGGGACGACACGACGAAGGTCGGCGCGGTCGGCTTCTGCTACGGCGGCGGAGTCGTGAACGCCATCGCGGTCGCCTACCCCGAGCTGGCGGCGGGCGTCCCCTTCTACGGCCGCCAACCCGCGCCCGAGCAGGTGAGCGAGATCGAAGCGCCGCTCCTCATCCAGTACGCCGCGCTGGACGAGCGCATCAACGCCGGCTGGCCCGCCTACCAGGAGGCGCTGGACGCCGCCGGGGCCGACTACACGATGGAAATGTACGAAGGCGTCAACCACGGCTTCCACAACGACACCACGCCCCGGTACGACGCCGAGGCGGCCAAGCTCGCCGAAGATCGCACCATCGCCTTCTTCAAGGAGCATCTGAGCTAGGCGCGGGGCGCATCACAGCAGGCGCGGCTGGTCGTCCTCGCTCGCGGCGGCGGCCTTGCGGCGCGGCTCGGCACCCGGCTCGGCGGC
This portion of the Acuticoccus sp. I52.16.1 genome encodes:
- the glpK gene encoding glycerol kinase GlpK, producing MTAPILAIDQGTTSTRAIVFSADREIIGVGQQEFKQYFPRSGWVEHDLEEIWATTLATIGAALAEAKLEASQIAAIGITNQRETVAVWERATGKPVHRAIVWQDRRTAARCAELREEGLEPTIAEKTGLLLDPYFSGTKLAWILDNVDGLRARAEAGEVVFGTIDTFLVARLTGVFATDVTNASRTLLYDIGKGEWDDDLCRILGVPRAMLAQVKDNAADYGTTHPALFGAAVPVYGVAGDQQAAVLGNACFEPGMVKSTYGTGCFALINTGTDRVVSKNRLLTTVAYRLDGVTTYALEGAIFVAGAAVQWLRDGLGIIEHAAQSGELAPNADPNQDVVMVPAFVGLGAPHWDADARGAIFGITRSTGPAELAKAALESVALQTHDLIHAMHRDWAGARDTVLRVDGGMVASDWAMQRLADVLGAPVDRPSINETTALGAAWLAGMHAGVWPGAEGFAAGWHRDRRFEPQMAEAERSRLIGLWNDAVARTLTTLR
- a CDS encoding c-type cytochrome — translated: MVTRSLRAAICAAALLGPTAGGVAQERAAMPAEAPRVAHGRTLAETWCARCHAIGAAGQAAALADAPSFATLAASPGLDAAHLARVLVAPHPVMPQFPLAAADLAALEAYMRSLPPPR
- a CDS encoding HAD family phosphatase, yielding MSEIRHIVFDIGRVLLAWDPERPYRTLIPDAARRRWFLDTVTTSAWNAEQDRGRPWAEAEALLIADYPEEEALIRAFRTHWAAMTPHLLAQTPQIMEGLVEAGHDVTMLTNFAPDTFQEALARFPVLRRPRGVTVSGEVGLIKPDPAIYALHAARFGLDPAATIFFDDSPDNIAAAAAAGWRAHLFTTPERMRADFAASGIAV
- the yghX gene encoding YghX family hydrolase; its protein translation is MQAKAPPETAARKTAKDFPQELLDLYDYYAHGKLTKREFLDRAAKYAVGGVTAAMLLRQLSPDYALAQRVAEDDPSITAEWVTYPSPNGHGEIKAYLVTPADFAAPGPAVLVIHENRGLNPYIQDVARRMAKAGFLTLAPDGLTPKGGYPGSDDAGRTLQAEMDTEKLMNDFFAAFEYLNGRDDTTKVGAVGFCYGGGVVNAIAVAYPELAAGVPFYGRQPAPEQVSEIEAPLLIQYAALDERINAGWPAYQEALDAAGADYTMEMYEGVNHGFHNDTTPRYDAEAAKLAEDRTIAFFKEHLS